In candidate division KSB1 bacterium, the genomic stretch TCGCTTCGACACCCCCAATCAAAAATCCTCCTACGTGCGCGAGATGTTCGATCGCATCGCGCCGCGTTATGATCTGATGAACCGGATCATGACGTTCGGGCGGGACCAGGCCTGGCGGCGGCGGTTGGTGCGCCGCGCCGGGATCTCCGCCAATGCCGTGGTGTTGGACATTGCCACCGGCACCGGCGACATCGCACTGGTGGCACAAGCCGCCGGCGCGCGCCAGGTGGTGGCCGCCGATTTCAGCCGCGCGATGCTGGGCCATGCCCGCCGCAAAGCCCGCAACCGCCGGCTGTATTTCGCCGTTGCCGATGGTCTGAAGCTGCCCTTCCCGGATGACACCTTCGACGCGGTGGTCACCGGTTTTTCCCTGCGCAATGTCGCCAATCTCGATGCTTTTTTGCGCGAGATGGTGCGGGTGACCAAGCAGGGCGGCAAGGTTGCCAGCCTGGAAATCACGCGGCCGCGCAGCCGCTGGTTTCGCAGCCTTTTCTCCTGGTATTTTGGTGCGATCGTGCCGCGTCTCGGTGCGCTCATTTCCGGCGCAAAAGAAGCCTACAGCTATCTGCCGCATTCCGTTTCCGTGTTCATCACGCCGGAGGAGTTGCGCGTGCGGCTGGAGGATGCCGGTTTGCATCATGCCCGTTTCGAAACGTTGATGTTCGGCTGCATTTCCATTCATTCCGGCACCAAAATTCGCGCAAGCACCACCGCACGACCGCCGGCCGCCAGTGCCGCACGGCGGCCGGCGGTCACCTCTGCGCGCGGGTGAACCGGCCGCACGCCCACGGCGGTGGCAGGTTAAGCCTTGCAATTCAAAACTATCTTTGATATTTTCGCCCCACTTTCAAGCGACAGGAGATTGTTGTCCGTGTTGGAAAAGATCGATCACATTGGCATCGCGGTGCGCGATTTGGACGAGGCCATCAAGCGCTACACCCTGTTGATGGCGGCGCCGCCGGCGCACCTGGAGGAAGTCCCCACGCAGCAGGTGAAAGTGGCCATGTTCAACGTGGGCGCCTCGCGCGTCGAACTGCTCGCCGCCACCTCGCCGGAATCGGCCATTGCCAAATTTCTCGACAAACGCGGCGAGGGGTTGCATCACCTGTGCTTCCGGGTGGATGATCTGGCGGCGGCACTGGCGCGCGTGCAGGCCGGCGGCATGGAAGTGGTGGCGGGTGCCGGCACGGCGGGTGCCGGCGGCAGCCGCGTGGCCTTTCTCCATCCGCGCAGCGCCGCGGGCGTGTTGATCGAACTGGTGGAGCACAAGCAAGCCGGGTCCTGACCATGCCGGGTGAGCACAAATCATGAGGCGTATCCGCATCGGCATAGACGTCGGCGGAACGTTCATCAACGCCGTGGCCCTCGATACCGCGAGTTTCAGCATCATCGCGCACACCAAGACACCCACCACCCATCACGCCAACAGCGGTGTGGCACATGGCATGGTCACCGTCTTGCGCAGACTCCTGCGCAAGGGCGAGATCGATCCGGCAGAGATCATTCTGGTGGCTTACAGCACCACCCTGGCCAGCAACGCCCTGCTGGAAGGCGACGTGGCCAAGGTGGGCATCATCGGCATGGGCACCGGCTTGAAGACGCGGCGGGTGCGGCGCGAGACCAACATCAAAGACCTCGAGCTGGCCCCCGGCAAAAAGCTGCCCACATGCTACCGCTTTCTCGACACGCGCCGGAATTTTTCCACCGCCGTGATTCGGCAAACCCTCCACGAGCTGCAGGCCGAGGGCGCGCAGGCAATTGTCGCCGCCGAGGCTTTTTCCGTTGAAAACCCCCGCTACGAATTGCAAGTGCTGGACTGTGCCCGCGAACTGGGCCTGCCGGCCACGGCCACCCAGCAAATCTCCCAGTTGTACGGCCTGCGCCTGCGCACGCGCACAGCCGTGCTCACTGCCAGTATTTTACCAGTGATGCTCGCCACCCTGGAAATGATGGAGCGCAGCCTGGAGGAAGCCGGCATTCAAGCCCCCTTGATGATCATGCGTTCGGACGGCGGCGTGATGGATGTGAAGAGCATGCGTGAGCGGCCGTTGTTGACACTGCTTTCCGGCCCGGCGGCCGGTATCGCCGGCGCCCTGATGTATGCTTCGCTCACCGAGGGCATTTTTCTGGAAGTCGGCGGCACCAGTACAAACATCAGCCTGATTCACCGCGGCCAGGTGGCGGTGCACACCGCGCGCCTCGGGCCGCACCAGCTCTCCATTAAGGCGTTCGATATTCACAGCGTGGCGGTGGCCGGCGGCAGCATGATTCGCATTCAGCAGGGCCGCGTTCACGACGTCGGCCCGCGCAGCGCACATCTCGCCCGCATGCCTTACGAAGCCTTCAGCGAGACTAGCGATATTCACGAGGCCGAACCCACGCTTGCTCCGCCCCGCAGCGGCGACCCCGGTGATTACGTCTTCCTGCAACACCAGGAGAAAAAAATCGCGCTCACGCTTACCGGCGCCGCCAATCTTCTGGGATGTGTTCCGGATTACGATTATGCCCGCGGCGGTCAAAAAAATGTCGGGATGAGCTATGCCAAGCTCGGGCGGCTGCTCGATCAGGCGCCAGAGCAGATCGCGGAGGCCGTGATGCAGGCCGGCTGTCGCAAAATCGCCGAAGCCGTGCGCAGCCTGCTGAGCCACTATGAGTTGCCGCGCGAGAACCTGAGGCTGGTGGGTGCCGGCGGCGCCGCTGCCACCGTGGTGCCCTACACCGCCAGGCTGCTCAATCTCCCGTTCACGGTGGTGTTGAACAGTGCGCTCTTTTCCGCCATCGGCGTGGCGCTTGCAATGATTCGTGAAACCATCGAGCGCAGCCTGGTGAATCCCACCGAAGAAGATCTGATCAATCTACGCCAGGAGGCGGAACGCGTCGTGCTCGCCCGCGGGGCCTCGGCGGAAAGTGTCGACATCAAAATCGAAGTCGACGCGCAGCACCATCTTGTGCGCGCGATCGCCACCGGCGCCACCGACGCCCGCCTGCTGGAAAGAATCCGCCGGCCGGTCCCCGCCCACCAACGGGCGAGCGTGGCCGCCGACGCACTGGATGCCGAGCTGGCGAGCGTTCAAATGTTGGCACATACCGATTTTTTCACCGTCTATTCCGCGGTCAAAACCGTCCCCCGCTTCTTTGGGCTGCTCAAAAGCCGGCGCCAGCCCATGGTGATTGTCGATCAGCACGGTGTCGTGCGTCTCACGTTCGAGCACGCCGAAATCAGGGAAATGACCGCCGGTGAGGGCCGCCAGCGCCTGCAGGAATTTCTGGAGAAATGCACGCACTATGGCGACAGTGGCGCCTGGCTGCCGGGCATATACCTGGCAATCGGGCCGCGCCTGGTGGATTTTTCCGGGCTGGTCAGTATCAACCAAATCCTTTCCCTCGGCACCCATGAGCTGGAGCAAACCCGCGCGGATTCGCCGGTGCTGCTGGTCGCGGATCTGAAGAATTGAGGCGATGACGTGACGCGCCGGGCACCGTGCCCGCGCAAAAATACCGATGGTGAGGCAACCTGTCCGTCAACACCTTTTTTCGGTTCGGCAGAAATGTTCCGCCATGAGAAGAAAGCCACTGCCCGGGCACGAATGATTCGAATCCACTTTGTTTGCAGCATTCCCTTGCCGAGCGGGCTGCCGGAGGGGGCAGGCGTCCGCGCGGTTCTTCGAATGACCAACTTTTTGCGATTCGGCTTATGATCCTGACACGCACGGAGGCGGCGTCATCGGCACCGCTTTACCTCGCCCTCCACCTGCAAAGTGCCTCTCTGCAAGCCGGCTTGGGTGACGGCTTTCAAATTTTACTGAGTGACCTCGGGATTCCCCTGGACAAGACCGACAGCGCCGCAGAATTTCTGCAGGCCCTGCGGCAGGTTCTGGAAAAGACGCAGATGATTGCGGCCGACCTTGCCAGCCCTTTGCTTGCCGCCGGTTTGGCGGTGCCGGCACATGTCCATCCCACCACCGGCAGTCTGACGCTCCCCACCGCGCCTCAGGCCATGTGGCAGGGCATGGACGTGAGGGCCTGGCTCGCGCACGAGCTCGGCCTGCCCGTGGTGGTGGAGTCCGACGTCATTGCGACGGCGGTGGCGGAATTGAAAGTCGGCGCGGCGCGCGGCGCAAACGACGTTCTGATCGTGAAGATCGACACCGAAGTCCAAGCCGCCTACTGGCGCAACGGCGAATTTGTGCGCGGTGCCCGGGGCTGCTTCGGCAACCTCGGCCACCTCGCGACCGGCAACAGTGATTTGCCCTGCTCCTGTGGCCATCTCGGTTGCCTGGAGGCGAGCGTTGCAACCGATGCCATCCTGGACCGTTTCTACGCCGCCGCGGAAGCCGCGGAGCTCGAGCTGGAAGATGACGAGATGCCGGAATCGGCGGAGGCGGTGTTTGCGCTCAGCCAGAAGCAGCACGCGATCGCAGTTGCCGTGCTGGATGACGTGACTTTTGATCTCGGCACCGGCATCGCCAGCGCGGTGAATCTGCTCAATCCGCAAAAAGTCGTCATCACCGGCGCACCGCTTTATTTGCGCAGCGAATTCTTTCAGCAGCTTGCCCGTGATGCCAGCCGGCGCATGCTGCCGGCCTGTGCCGCCGCAGTGCAACTGGTGCCGGGCATGATTCGGGAACATCCCGAATGCCTGGGCGCCATGCTCCTGGCCAGGGAGAGATTCGGCTGATTATTCTTCAACAAAGGGAGTGTCGCCATGAATTTGACCGGCAAAGTGGCCATCGTCACCGGTGCCAGCCGCGGCATCGGCCGTGCGCTGGCGTTGCGGCTGGCACGCGAGGGGACACATCTGCTGCTCACCGCGCGTCAGGAGCCGCTGCTCGCGCAAGTGGCCGAACAAGCACGTCAGCAGGGGGTCGAAGTCGCCTCGGTGCGCGCGGACCTGCGGGAGCAGAAGGAAATCGATCAGATGATCCAAACCGCGGTCGAACGCTTTGGCCGCATCGAGATCCTGGTCAACAACGCCGGCTTGGGCTATCTGAAACCGGTGGCGGAGTTGACCACTGCCGAATGGGATGAGATGTTTGCCGTCAATCTGCGCGCGGTTTTTCTGGCCACGCGCGCGGCCCTGCCGCATTTGCGGCGGGCCGGCGGGAGCTTTGTGGTGAATGTGGCCTCGCTCGCCGGCAAGAACACTTTCGCCAACGGCAGCGGCTACACCGCCACCAAGTGGGGTTTGCGCGCCTTCAGCCAATGCCTGATGCTGGAGGAACGCCGGCACGGGCTGCATGTGCTCACGATTTGCCCGGGCTCGGTGGAAACCGAATTTGGCGCCGGCCGCGCCACCCCGCGACCGGCATCGCGCGACATCCTCCTGCCGGAAGATGTCGCCGAGGCCGTGGTGGGCGCGCTGAAACTGCCGCCGCGCGCGATGCTCAGCGAGATCGACCTGCGCCCCTCGAATCCCTGAACCCGTCGCCATCTCTCTCAAAAGGATTTTGCAAGATCATTTCGAAAGGACACACTGCCATGAAGCACGCTTGCTGCATCGCCCTGCTCGCCGGGCTGCCGCTTTTCCCCGGCAGCGGCCTGGCCCAACATTCCCAACGCCTGTTTGCCGCCGTGGCAAAGAACATCAACAGTGCGGAAAATGGCGCCGCGGCAGCGACGGGCTTGCTGGCAACCCCGCTGCAGGGACCGCAATGGCAGCCGCTCACCTGGCCGGATATGCCGCTGCGCTGCCTCAGCCAGTCGCCTGCCGGTGGCTCCCCCAAACTGCTCGTGGCGGGATCAGACGGCATTCTGCGACCTTTCACCAATCCCACCGGCTGGCGCCTGCTGACGGATTGGCAATTGACGGAAGTGCTCGATGTCGCCGTTGATCCGCTGGCACCCCGTACGATTTATGCCGCGACCGCCAATGGCATCTTCGTATCAACGGACGAGGGCAGGGGATGGCAGGCCCGCAATCGCGGCTTGGCGAGTACATTCGTCAGTTGCTTGCTGGCGGATCCGCAACAACCCGGCCGGTGGTTTGCCGGCACGGAAGCCGGCTTGTATGAATCGCTCAATGGCGGCCAGGATTGGCGGCTGCTCGCGCTCGAAGGCATCGCGGTGCGCGCCCTGTTGCGCGAGAAGCAATCGTGGCCCGGCATCTTCTGGGTTGGCACGGAAAATCACGGCCTGTATGAAAGTTTTGACGGCGCCAAAACCTTCGCCAAAGTCGACATGGATGACGACAGCAGCTCGGTCTATGCGCTTGCCGGCGGCGGTGCCAATGAACCAATCTATGCCGGACTGTTCGCCCAGGGTCTCTATCGTGCCTCCTCGCCGGGAGAATTGTGGGAACCGCTTGCCGGCAGCCAGCGGTTGGGCACGGTGTTCTGCATTTTGCCACTGCCGGAACAACAACTGCTCTTCGTCGGCACCCATGACCAGGGCGTGTTTCGCAGCACGGACGGCGGCCAAACCTGGCAAAGCTTCGGACTCGAGGGTGCGACGGTGCGCGATTTGATGCTGGGGGAGGCCGGTTGGGCCAGGCCCTAGGCACGGTTCCCGCGATGAGCGCAGGGGGACGCGCCGCTGTGTCGCGCAGAAGAATCTCGTGCAAGGCCGGGCCCTGTGGTCAATTTTTATGGAATCTTTGCAGGAGGTGAGCGCGTGATGTCCGGCTTTTCCGCAGCAACCGACCACCCGCTTGCCCAACGCCGGTTGTGTTGAGGACCATCATTTCGGTTGTGCCGTTGCTCTCATTCCCGCCCTGCGGCAGCGGGGCAAAAAAAATGCACCTCACTCATTCAAGGAGGAAGGAATCGCAATGTTGAATTCGAAGGTGGAGTTGAAGCAAAGTGGCATTCAAGGCCTGGGCATTTTCGCCAGGGAATTCATTGCAGAGGGCGAGATGGTATGGTGGGAAACTGCCGAGGAACAAGCGCGGCGTTTTATCGTGACCCGCCAGGAGATCGAAACCTGGCCGGAGGAGAAACAGCGCAATTTTCTCAAATATGCCTATCAAATCGATGCCGGCGTCTATTACGGCCCGCGTGACACGGTGCCGCAGGATCCGGCCGACTTCACCAACCACAGTTGCGATCCCAACACCTGGTTTGTCGATGACAACACCATGACCGCGCGCCGCGACATCATGCCCGGAGAGGAGATCACCTATGACTATGCCACCAGCGAGATCGAAGAAAGCTTCCTGCTGGTCTGCGGCTGCGGCGCCGCCAATTGCCGCGGCATCATTCGCGGCACCGATCATTTATTGCCGGAATTGCAGGAAATGTACGGCAACCACATGATGCAGCATGTGCTGCGCAGCATCGCGGCCCATCGTGCCGCAGCGCACAAGGCAAAAGTTGCCGGCATGAAGTAATCCCCTTCGCTGAAAACTCGGCCGCGCCGGCCTCCAGCCCGCTTGCAGACCAGACGCCTGCGCCAGGCTTTCATCCTGATGGCAGGTCGCGCAGCGGGGACAGGCTCTCGGGAAAAATTGTGCCTCTCAGCCGATCGTTTGCGGCCGGTAATTGCGGGGTGTCCATGCGCCGTTGCGCGTTTCCTCCGCCTCGCCGCCGGCTGCCGGCAAATTTCGCAAGGACGCCCTCTCTCTTCCAGCCTCTCGATGCCTTCCCCGCCAGCAGACAACGGCGGCTGGGAAGAGAGAAGGGCGTCATGTTCAGAGGCATGATCGTGTTGTCGTCGCGGTCCCGATCTTTCACGCGAGGATTGCGACAGGACCATTCGAGCCGCGCCTTATTTTTGCTTCACAAGAACAGACAGGTTTTGCGCCGGCCAGGGCAGGGTGAAGCCCTCTGCGGGCTTGGACTGCGGTTGCCCGTCAATCCACCATCCCGTCTGGCTTTCCGCGGCAACTCTCTCAATCCGCACAGCCAATCTTGTGTCCCGCACTCTCACCGTTGCTTCCAGCCAATTCATCCCCGCCAGCAACCGGGGGCGCAGGCGCAACTGCCGCCACTCCGGGCGAATTCCCAGCACATGATGAATGCACAAGATGATGATTTCCGCCCAAGTCCAGGGAATGATGCCGATTTGCGGACAGGGTGGAATGGGCCGCGGGCCGTAGAATTCAAACCAGGCGCCGGCGCGGCCGCCGGGCACGGTCGTCAGCCAGTGCAACACACGCCAGACTTTTTCATCGTTGCCGGCTTCGAACCAGGCGCGTGCGATGAACAGCGAAGCAAATGGCCACGGCCCTGGAGAGTCTGGCTCGGAGGTATAGTGATAACGGCCATAGCCCCCGCCGGTCCAGTTGGTATTCCACAAGCCTTCGAGATGCGCCAGCGTTCTCTGCGCCAGCTCGCTGCGCGGGTCGATGAATTCCAGCGCAATCGGCAGGGCGGCGGCGCTGTCGGGATTCAAATAATGCGGGCCGGGCTGGCGCAGGGGAATGCTGGCCGGGAACGTCTCCGGCTCACGCAGAAACGTTTCCGTCTGCACCTCGCCATTCAGGCGGCGGCGCTTGATGAAATGGCCATTCTCGATCAGACAAAATTTGGGATCAAACAGCATGGCCTGCGTGATTGCCTGCGCCGCCTCCAGCCAGCCGCGGGCACGGTCCTGCTCGCCGAGCAATTCCGCCAGCCGGGCGGCGCTGCGCAGGCCGAGAGCCGGATAAAATTGATACATCAGCTCCATGCCGTCCTCGATGCCGAACAGATGGTGA encodes the following:
- a CDS encoding SDR family NAD(P)-dependent oxidoreductase, which gives rise to MNLTGKVAIVTGASRGIGRALALRLAREGTHLLLTARQEPLLAQVAEQARQQGVEVASVRADLREQKEIDQMIQTAVERFGRIEILVNNAGLGYLKPVAELTTAEWDEMFAVNLRAVFLATRAALPHLRRAGGSFVVNVASLAGKNTFANGSGYTATKWGLRAFSQCLMLEERRHGLHVLTICPGSVETEFGAGRATPRPASRDILLPEDVAEAVVGALKLPPRAMLSEIDLRPSNP
- the ubiE gene encoding bifunctional demethylmenaquinone methyltransferase/2-methoxy-6-polyprenyl-1,4-benzoquinol methylase UbiE; its protein translation is MPVRDFRFDTPNQKSSYVREMFDRIAPRYDLMNRIMTFGRDQAWRRRLVRRAGISANAVVLDIATGTGDIALVAQAAGARQVVAADFSRAMLGHARRKARNRRLYFAVADGLKLPFPDDTFDAVVTGFSLRNVANLDAFLREMVRVTKQGGKVASLEITRPRSRWFRSLFSWYFGAIVPRLGALISGAKEAYSYLPHSVSVFITPEELRVRLEDAGLHHARFETLMFGCISIHSGTKIRASTTARPPAASAARRPAVTSARG
- a CDS encoding hydantoinase, whose translation is MRRIRIGIDVGGTFINAVALDTASFSIIAHTKTPTTHHANSGVAHGMVTVLRRLLRKGEIDPAEIILVAYSTTLASNALLEGDVAKVGIIGMGTGLKTRRVRRETNIKDLELAPGKKLPTCYRFLDTRRNFSTAVIRQTLHELQAEGAQAIVAAEAFSVENPRYELQVLDCARELGLPATATQQISQLYGLRLRTRTAVLTASILPVMLATLEMMERSLEEAGIQAPLMIMRSDGGVMDVKSMRERPLLTLLSGPAAGIAGALMYASLTEGIFLEVGGTSTNISLIHRGQVAVHTARLGPHQLSIKAFDIHSVAVAGGSMIRIQQGRVHDVGPRSAHLARMPYEAFSETSDIHEAEPTLAPPRSGDPGDYVFLQHQEKKIALTLTGAANLLGCVPDYDYARGGQKNVGMSYAKLGRLLDQAPEQIAEAVMQAGCRKIAEAVRSLLSHYELPRENLRLVGAGGAAATVVPYTARLLNLPFTVVLNSALFSAIGVALAMIRETIERSLVNPTEEDLINLRQEAERVVLARGASAESVDIKIEVDAQHHLVRAIATGATDARLLERIRRPVPAHQRASVAADALDAELASVQMLAHTDFFTVYSAVKTVPRFFGLLKSRRQPMVIVDQHGVVRLTFEHAEIREMTAGEGRQRLQEFLEKCTHYGDSGAWLPGIYLAIGPRLVDFSGLVSINQILSLGTHELEQTRADSPVLLVADLKN
- a CDS encoding SET domain-containing protein-lysine N-methyltransferase; translated protein: MLNSKVELKQSGIQGLGIFAREFIAEGEMVWWETAEEQARRFIVTRQEIETWPEEKQRNFLKYAYQIDAGVYYGPRDTVPQDPADFTNHSCDPNTWFVDDNTMTARRDIMPGEEITYDYATSEIEESFLLVCGCGAANCRGIIRGTDHLLPELQEMYGNHMMQHVLRSIAAHRAAAHKAKVAGMK
- a CDS encoding ROK family protein, with translation MILTRTEAASSAPLYLALHLQSASLQAGLGDGFQILLSDLGIPLDKTDSAAEFLQALRQVLEKTQMIAADLASPLLAAGLAVPAHVHPTTGSLTLPTAPQAMWQGMDVRAWLAHELGLPVVVESDVIATAVAELKVGAARGANDVLIVKIDTEVQAAYWRNGEFVRGARGCFGNLGHLATGNSDLPCSCGHLGCLEASVATDAILDRFYAAAEAAELELEDDEMPESAEAVFALSQKQHAIAVAVLDDVTFDLGTGIASAVNLLNPQKVVITGAPLYLRSEFFQQLARDASRRMLPACAAAVQLVPGMIREHPECLGAMLLARERFG
- the mce gene encoding methylmalonyl-CoA epimerase, yielding MLEKIDHIGIAVRDLDEAIKRYTLLMAAPPAHLEEVPTQQVKVAMFNVGASRVELLAATSPESAIAKFLDKRGEGLHHLCFRVDDLAAALARVQAGGMEVVAGAGTAGAGGSRVAFLHPRSAAGVLIELVEHKQAGS